CGCGGTGATCACCCCCGAAGGGTCGGTTCCCACCACCCCGGCGGTTATCCTCTCCAGTACCGTCTCCATGTAGATGCGCCGGGCGTCCAGTTCCGCGTTTGTGCCCCTAAGCGTCTCCTGCGCCGCCTCCACGTGGGCCCGTGACTCGCGCAGGTCTCTCGTCATCAGGTTGAAGGCCTGAACGAGCTTGCCCATCTCGTCGCCGGTCGAGACCTGAAGCTCGAAATCGAGGTCGCCGACGGCGATGCGGTGGGTTGCGTCGGCCAGCGCCCCTATAGGCTCGGTTATCGTCCTCGCGAGGTAAAAGCCGAACCAGATGGCCGCGAAGGTAATCAGTATCGAGACGAAGAGGAGCGGCAGGATGTAGCTGCCCTTGATCGGTTTTTTCAGAAGCTCGGTCTGCTTGTATTCCTCGAAGCCGTTTCGTATCTCCTCCAGTCTCCGGAGGGTCCAGACCGGCATGTAGCGGTCCACGAGGAGCACCGCCGCGACCTTGCCCTCCCGCATCACCGGCGTTATCGAGCGCAGGTAATTCCCCTCCGGGGCCTGCACGATAAGGCTGTTGGCCGTCCCCTGGGCGAAGGCCGAGCGTATCTCGGCGCTCTCGGCGTCAACAGGGGCCGGCGCCGGGGCCTTGTCTCCGTTGACGGAGATCTTTCCAGCGCCCTTCTGCACGAGACTCACATGGTGAATTTCGAGAGAGGCAAGCTCGGGCCTTAAAAGCTCCGTCACCTCTTTTTCGCCGGGGTTCGCCTGCGTTTCGCTCTCGAGGCGGTCGGCAAGCGCCCTTCCCGCCCACGCCACCTGCCGCTCCTCACTGCCGTAATAGGACCTCGCCACGTCGATGGCGTTCTTGAGAGCCTGATCCACCCTCTGCGAAAACCACCTGTCCACGCTGAGGGAAAGAAAGCTGGCGCTGGCGAGGAAGAGAAGAGTGGTGGGAATGACAGTGGTGGCGAGGAAGGCGAGGACCAGCTTGGTCTTGAGGTGCGCCCCCATCACTCCGCGCTTTCGCTCGACAATGAGCTTCGCGACGTTGCGAAGCGAGAGGAACAAAAGGAGCAGGATGACGACGATGTTCAGGTTTATGAGGCCGAAGGCGATGGTGGTTTCGGCGGGAGAGCCGCCGATGCCGCCCCGGAACATCCTCCACTGGGCGACCGTGAGGATCAGCC
The genomic region above belongs to bacterium and contains:
- a CDS encoding HAMP domain-containing protein — protein: MSAPSPKKIATIRLLTKKRVAVTGLLIVWLILTVAQWRMFRGGIGGSPAETTIAFGLINLNIVVILLLLFLSLRNVAKLIVERKRGVMGAHLKTKLVLAFLATTVIPTTLLFLASASFLSLSVDRWFSQRVDQALKNAIDVARSYYGSEERQVAWAGRALADRLESETQANPGEKEVTELLRPELASLEIHHVSLVQKGAGKISVNGDKAPAPAPVDAESAEIRSAFAQGTANSLIVQAPEGNYLRSITPVMREGKVAAVLLVDRYMPVWTLRRLEEIRNGFEEYKQTELLKKPIKGSYILPLLFVSILITFAAIWFGFYLARTITEPIGALADATHRIAVGDLDFELQVSTGDEMGKLVQAFNLMTRDLRESRAHVEAAQETLRGTNAELDARRIYMETVLERITAGVVGTDPSGVITAINHSAVKLLGISGEAEGLSYKKVLSEEVRKIVEDVFAEKRKEKADVVQKQVVLPGEVSGRTVMAHLTTLRGDGGAILGHVLVLNDLTDLVRAQKAQAWREVARRVAHEIKNPLTPIQLSAQRLRRRYGELLETPDGEVLDESTRTIITQVDGLKYMVNEFSRFAKLPESKPAPASFNPVVEEVVSLYRTPHPDIEFDVKLAEDLPTIEIDVEQVKRALVNLMDNAVSALEEVDKPRIEVTTGHDPEREVIRLTVADNGHGLTSSAKEKLFEPYFSTKKSGTGLGLAIVKTIMEDHRGYVRAVDNPPRGTRFVLEFPLPGAEA